In Saccharothrix violaceirubra, the following are encoded in one genomic region:
- a CDS encoding phage holin family protein: MTRVQEASTAELVGRLSEQVSRLAREEMRLAVAEIKEKGRHVGIGAGLLGGAGVLAWFGVGTLIAALVLTLALAMPAWSAAFVVTVAVFAVAGVLALIGRRQIARGTPPVPEEAIESMKADISTVSERAHR, encoded by the coding sequence ATGACCCGCGTTCAGGAGGCGTCGACCGCCGAACTGGTCGGCCGACTGTCCGAACAGGTGAGTCGGCTCGCGCGCGAGGAGATGCGCCTGGCGGTCGCCGAGATCAAGGAGAAGGGCCGCCACGTCGGCATCGGCGCGGGCCTGCTCGGCGGTGCCGGTGTGCTCGCCTGGTTCGGCGTCGGCACGCTGATCGCGGCGCTGGTGCTGACCCTGGCACTGGCGATGCCCGCGTGGTCGGCCGCGTTCGTGGTCACCGTCGCGGTGTTCGCCGTCGCCGGGGTGCTGGCGCTGATCGGTCGGCGGCAGATCGCGCGCGGCACTCCTCCCGTTCCCGAAGAGGCCATCGAAAGCATGAAGGCGGACATCTCCACTGTGAGCGAGAGGGCGCACCGATGA
- a CDS encoding DUF3618 domain-containing protein — translation MSDVPNDPDALRADIEQTRRDLGDTVEQLAHKADVPGRVKDSVHDGVEAVRDTAAEVADRTGDLAGQVADTTREVAGQVEDRASRLADQVGETAHVVVDRTQQIAGEIADRAVRAVESLPPTVRERARQPVVLAAAGAVVLIAVVWLVRGRRS, via the coding sequence ATGAGCGACGTGCCGAACGACCCCGACGCGTTGCGCGCGGACATCGAACAGACCAGGCGCGACCTGGGCGACACGGTCGAACAGCTCGCGCACAAGGCCGACGTGCCCGGGCGCGTGAAGGACTCCGTGCACGACGGCGTCGAAGCCGTCAGGGACACGGCAGCCGAGGTGGCCGACCGCACCGGCGACCTGGCCGGCCAGGTCGCCGACACGACCCGCGAGGTCGCCGGCCAGGTGGAAGACCGGGCAAGCCGGCTCGCGGACCAGGTCGGCGAGACCGCTCACGTCGTGGTCGACCGCACGCAGCAGATCGCCGGCGAGATCGCGGACCGGGCCGTCCGCGCGGTCGAGTCCCTGCCCCCGACGGTGCGGGAGCGGGCCCGGCAACCGGTGGTCCTGGCCGCCGCGGGCGCGGTCGTGCTGATCGCCGTGGTGTGGCTGGTGCGCGGGAGGCGCTCGTGA
- a CDS encoding DUF4235 domain-containing protein, producing the protein MSKLLYRPLGLAFGLLGGFLAGKVFDRLWKLVSGDRVAPTPTQKDRGWGEILLAAALQGAVFGLVRAAIDRAGAIGYDKLTGEWPGDTQDVD; encoded by the coding sequence GTGAGCAAGCTGCTCTACCGACCCCTCGGCCTGGCGTTCGGGCTGCTCGGCGGGTTCCTCGCGGGCAAGGTCTTCGACCGGCTGTGGAAGCTGGTCAGCGGCGACCGCGTGGCACCGACGCCGACCCAGAAGGACCGGGGCTGGGGCGAGATCCTCCTGGCCGCCGCCCTCCAGGGCGCGGTGTTCGGCCTGGTGCGCGCGGCGATCGACCGCGCGGGCGCCATCGGCTACGACAAGCTGACCGGCGAGTGGCCCGGCGACACGCAGGACGTCGACTAG